From Paenibacillus physcomitrellae, the proteins below share one genomic window:
- a CDS encoding cysteine desulfurase family protein → MNHIYLDHAASTPVHPLVAETMLEIMKGKVGNASSVHAFGRDAKRIVNGARDQVSAALGCGPDELIFTSGGTESDNLALFGAATACRNAGKGKHMITAATEHHAVLHACERLEQLGFEVTYLPVDRYGQVHLEQVKEAIRPDTILISLMYGNNEVGTLHPVEAVGAVAKEHGILFHVDAVQAFGSIRLSMKDLPVDLLSVSSHKINGPQGVGALYLRRGTMLDPILYGGNQERKRRAGTENMAGLAGFAKAAEIAAADLEGRRANYETLRQTLLHGLNTEVGPEHYHVNGHPTEHLPNILNISFPEVGTETMLMNLDMEGIAVASGSACTSGSLEPSHVLEAMKLPEQFLRSAIRFSFGLGNTTQEMEQTAQKVGTILARIRNRR, encoded by the coding sequence ATGAATCATATATATTTGGATCACGCGGCTTCCACGCCGGTTCATCCGCTTGTGGCGGAAACGATGCTTGAAATTATGAAAGGAAAGGTCGGGAATGCTTCCAGTGTGCATGCCTTTGGTCGGGACGCGAAACGGATCGTCAACGGGGCGAGGGATCAGGTATCCGCTGCGCTCGGCTGCGGGCCGGACGAGCTGATCTTTACCTCGGGCGGAACCGAAAGTGATAATCTGGCTTTATTCGGAGCCGCAACCGCCTGCCGTAACGCCGGTAAGGGTAAACATATGATTACGGCGGCTACTGAACATCATGCAGTACTGCATGCTTGCGAACGCTTGGAGCAGCTGGGCTTTGAAGTGACCTACCTTCCGGTCGACCGGTACGGCCAGGTTCATCTGGAGCAGGTTAAGGAAGCAATTCGGCCGGATACGATTCTGATCAGCCTTATGTACGGCAATAATGAAGTAGGCACCCTTCATCCGGTTGAGGCGGTCGGAGCGGTGGCTAAAGAACACGGAATCTTGTTCCATGTGGATGCGGTACAAGCCTTCGGAAGCATTCGTTTATCCATGAAGGACCTGCCGGTGGATCTTCTCAGCGTATCCTCCCATAAAATCAACGGACCTCAGGGGGTAGGAGCGCTTTATCTCCGACGTGGTACCATGCTTGACCCGATCCTCTACGGCGGCAACCAGGAGCGCAAACGCCGGGCCGGCACGGAAAATATGGCTGGGTTGGCCGGTTTTGCGAAGGCTGCTGAAATCGCAGCCGCAGATCTGGAAGGCAGACGGGCGAATTATGAAACGCTGCGCCAAACGCTTTTACACGGCCTGAACACCGAAGTCGGCCCCGAGCATTACCATGTAAACGGGCATCCGACAGAGCATCTGCCGAATATTCTGAACATTAGCTTTCCGGAGGTCGGAACGGAGACGATGCTGATGAATCTCGATATGGAAGGGATTGCGGTTGCGAGCGGCTCAGCATGCACCTCCGGCTCACTGGAACCTTCCCATGTGCTGGAGGCGATGAAGCTGCCGGAACAATTTTTGCGCTCGGCGATTCGTTTTAGTTTTGGTTTGGGTAATACTACACAGGAAATGGAGCAAACGGCGCAAAAAGTTGGAACCATCCTTGCCCGGATTCGTAATAGACGATAA
- a CDS encoding PRC-barrel domain-containing protein, which yields MKLQEMIGLPVFDVDNGKEIGKVLDVLLSEDWKVAGIMLEGKTLFSPQIKAVLWEDIIAYGEDAVMIRNKQAVRKMDAEHIKLTFALGSGKVKELPVLTSEGVMIGHVSDVYFDQHLGNTITGFEISDGFISDLVEGRKLLPFTGDIVKGENAVMVPAFSEQRLENR from the coding sequence ATGAAGCTGCAGGAAATGATCGGTTTGCCGGTGTTTGATGTGGATAATGGCAAGGAGATCGGCAAGGTTTTGGATGTGCTCCTTAGCGAAGACTGGAAGGTTGCAGGCATTATGCTTGAAGGGAAAACCTTATTTTCTCCTCAAATTAAAGCCGTGCTTTGGGAAGACATTATCGCTTACGGCGAAGACGCCGTCATGATCCGCAATAAACAAGCCGTCCGCAAAATGGATGCTGAACATATAAAACTTACTTTTGCGCTTGGCAGCGGCAAGGTAAAGGAACTCCCAGTGCTGACCAGTGAGGGAGTTATGATTGGTCACGTCAGTGATGTTTATTTTGACCAACATTTGGGAAATACAATAACAGGGTTTGAAATTAGTGACGGTTTTATCTCCGACTTGGTGGAAGGACGGAAGCTGCTGCCTTTTACCGGGGATATTGTTAAGGGCGAAAATGCCGTGATGGTCCCTGCCTTTAGCGAGCAGCGGCTGGAGAACCGTTAA
- a CDS encoding AI-2E family transporter has product MEPFYKSRLFRYGCWVLLSLIILYFIWLLRPLFGLVYSFLKAVLAPFLIAIIISYVLNPIVKMLNSRKVPRTMAVLLIYAVFLTSLTVILMNMIPMFIEQLGELGEHLPEFTMHTQQIMNKWDNPMLPQGIRMGMNNWFYQAEQRLAAGISGFLDNIGTTIGVMFNAFIIPFLIFYMLKDFEVFERMLIRCLPKSHRKSIVGLLKEIDEALGNYVRGQFLVCVIIGVLAYAGYMIIGMPYALLFAGVVAVCNIIPYLGPFLGAAPAALVATTISWKMVLFVVIVNMACQIIESNIISPQVVGRTLHLHPMFIIFALLVGGEIGGIPGLILAVPFFAVIKVVIQHFYAYYIRRKTV; this is encoded by the coding sequence ATGGAGCCATTTTACAAAAGCAGATTGTTCCGCTACGGCTGCTGGGTGCTGCTGTCGCTGATTATTTTATATTTTATTTGGCTGCTCAGGCCATTATTCGGACTTGTTTACAGTTTTCTAAAAGCGGTGCTTGCCCCGTTTCTCATCGCGATCATCATCTCTTATGTGCTTAATCCGATCGTCAAAATGCTGAATTCGCGTAAAGTGCCGAGAACAATGGCGGTACTGCTGATCTATGCCGTTTTCCTGACCAGCTTGACCGTCATTCTAATGAATATGATTCCGATGTTCATCGAGCAGCTGGGTGAGCTGGGCGAACACCTGCCGGAGTTTACGATGCATACGCAGCAGATTATGAACAAATGGGATAATCCGATGCTGCCGCAGGGCATCCGCATGGGGATGAATAACTGGTTTTACCAGGCCGAACAGCGGCTCGCGGCCGGGATTTCCGGTTTCCTGGACAACATCGGCACGACAATCGGCGTGATGTTCAACGCTTTTATCATCCCGTTCCTGATCTTCTACATGCTAAAGGACTTTGAAGTGTTCGAGCGGATGCTGATCCGCTGCCTGCCCAAATCGCACCGCAAATCCATCGTAGGCCTGCTTAAGGAAATTGATGAAGCGCTCGGCAATTATGTGAGGGGACAATTCCTGGTCTGCGTCATCATCGGTGTGTTGGCTTATGCAGGCTACATGATTATCGGTATGCCTTATGCGCTGCTGTTCGCCGGCGTGGTGGCGGTGTGCAATATCATTCCTTATCTGGGGCCCTTCCTCGGGGCCGCCCCGGCTGCACTGGTCGCAACCACAATTTCCTGGAAAATGGTGTTGTTCGTCGTTATCGTCAATATGGCCTGCCAGATTATTGAAAGCAATATTATTTCGCCTCAGGTTGTCGGACGGACGCTGCATCTGCATCCGATGTTCATCATCTTTGCGCTGCTGGTCGGCGGGGAAATCGGGGGCATTCCGGGCCTGATTCTGGCCGTTCCTTTTTTCGCCGTCATTAAAGTCGTGATCCAGCACTTCTACGCCTACTACATCCGCCGGAAAACGGTATAG
- a CDS encoding helix-turn-helix domain-containing protein: MSKPSMKPSVVSRFSMNWSHFKSKLLLKYILSYLLMFLIPLTGVTLFVYENAVNSLRSEIEQSNVNQLNQVKATLDDRMSELQQIASKISYDEHLTPYMVHHPYYGVEAIRSLASYKANSGILEDLFLYFHNDSLIYSYRGLADLDVTFNRMYQFENWSAEQVRKDLNELNHPVMMPAEKVTVSSKKEPMLALIVPIKPNDPYPYGSILYLMKESTLMGVMDSILNDYSGSSYIFDENKQLLTANNHGFNLPESELNSLSSLDPGIHSLTLSGEPYSVVSVKSKENDWTYMTVMPSYQFFSHVSPIKSLILLVFCIAVPIGIFAAILLARRQYHPIRDLLEFAGLKNEPGVNFKMRSEWEWIRQMLHDYSARIHMQQPYVRNQCLLLLLKHGKPDDPEIKEMVAASGLELPENRGYYFCLILAWDEGQESGLSWRHAEETLSEFDIPDLDAKAYGLEFSPTGQFALMLSIDVDSPDEALLRVPSIVDTVKVTLVESSQPVPYIGVGTLYDDLADVNQSFIEAAAALEHRMVGSNGRVTYFGQLAELNAASADTYWLPKSDSLKLVQSLKQGNESVAREVISSIMNDVKEQALSMHLLRCVCFDLLNTLLRTASELGMDDVFQDIASFTSFDTLEELEAKLGFLALRICQQVEHKAETEQYSMIDDVVAYVDQQYMDYTLSLEHVALRYSISSSYLSRIFKEKTGSNFSQYIWQRRMDEVSRLLVTTSAPLKEIIEQVGYLDAPNFIRKFKKETGYTPGQYRKLHAGAQR, from the coding sequence GTGTCAAAACCATCCATGAAGCCATCCGTTGTATCCCGATTCTCCATGAACTGGAGCCACTTTAAGTCCAAGCTTCTGCTGAAGTATATACTTTCCTATCTCCTGATGTTCTTAATTCCTTTAACAGGGGTTACTCTATTCGTTTATGAAAACGCAGTCAACAGCCTGCGCTCCGAAATTGAACAGTCCAACGTCAACCAGCTGAATCAAGTCAAAGCCACCCTGGACGACCGGATGTCCGAGCTTCAACAGATCGCGAGCAAAATCTCTTACGACGAGCATCTTACCCCTTATATGGTTCACCATCCTTATTACGGTGTCGAGGCGATCCGTTCCCTGGCCAGCTATAAGGCCAACAGCGGGATTCTGGAGGACCTGTTCTTGTACTTCCATAATGATTCTCTTATTTATTCGTATCGCGGACTGGCTGACCTGGATGTAACGTTTAACCGGATGTACCAATTTGAGAACTGGAGTGCCGAACAGGTGCGCAAGGATCTCAACGAGCTGAATCATCCCGTGATGATGCCTGCCGAAAAAGTCACGGTCAGCTCCAAGAAAGAACCGATGCTCGCCTTAATCGTACCGATTAAACCCAATGATCCCTATCCTTACGGAAGCATTTTATATTTAATGAAGGAATCGACGCTGATGGGGGTCATGGATTCGATTCTCAACGACTATTCCGGTAGCAGTTATATTTTTGATGAGAACAAACAGCTGCTTACGGCCAACAACCATGGGTTTAACCTCCCTGAGAGCGAGCTGAATTCACTTTCGTCGCTGGATCCGGGGATCCATAGTTTGACGCTGAGCGGGGAGCCGTATTCCGTAGTTTCAGTCAAGTCCAAAGAAAACGACTGGACCTATATGACCGTAATGCCAAGCTATCAATTCTTCAGCCATGTTTCTCCGATTAAAAGCTTGATCCTGCTGGTCTTCTGTATTGCCGTGCCGATCGGTATTTTCGCAGCTATCCTGCTGGCGAGACGCCAGTATCACCCGATTCGCGACCTGCTTGAATTTGCCGGATTGAAGAATGAACCCGGTGTTAATTTCAAAATGCGCAGCGAATGGGAATGGATCCGTCAGATGCTGCATGACTACAGCGCGCGGATCCATATGCAGCAGCCTTATGTGCGGAATCAATGCCTGCTTCTGCTGCTCAAGCATGGCAAACCCGACGACCCGGAAATCAAGGAAATGGTCGCCGCCTCCGGCCTGGAGCTGCCGGAGAACCGAGGATACTACTTCTGCTTAATTCTCGCTTGGGACGAGGGGCAGGAGTCGGGCCTGTCATGGCGCCATGCAGAAGAAACGCTTAGCGAGTTTGATATTCCTGATTTGGATGCAAAAGCATATGGGCTTGAATTCTCACCGACCGGCCAGTTTGCGCTGATGCTTTCTATAGATGTGGATTCTCCGGACGAAGCTCTTCTTCGGGTTCCGTCCATCGTGGATACCGTTAAGGTGACGCTGGTCGAAAGCTCCCAGCCGGTTCCTTATATCGGCGTAGGAACTTTATATGATGATTTGGCGGACGTGAACCAGTCTTTCATTGAAGCGGCCGCGGCGCTGGAGCACCGGATGGTCGGCTCCAACGGGCGGGTAACGTATTTCGGCCAGCTTGCCGAATTAAACGCCGCTTCTGCGGATACCTACTGGCTGCCGAAATCAGACAGCCTGAAGCTTGTGCAAAGCTTGAAGCAGGGCAATGAAAGTGTAGCCCGGGAGGTTATCTCCAGCATCATGAACGACGTGAAAGAGCAGGCGTTGTCTATGCACCTGCTGCGCTGCGTGTGCTTCGATCTGCTGAATACGCTGCTGAGAACCGCTTCCGAGCTTGGTATGGATGATGTCTTTCAGGATATCGCCAGCTTTACGTCCTTTGATACACTGGAGGAGCTGGAGGCCAAGCTTGGATTCCTGGCCCTGCGGATTTGTCAGCAGGTGGAACACAAGGCAGAAACCGAGCAGTACTCCATGATTGATGATGTCGTGGCTTATGTCGATCAACAATATATGGATTACACTCTTAGCCTGGAGCATGTGGCTCTCCGCTACTCGATCTCCAGCTCGTATTTAAGCCGGATCTTCAAAGAGAAAACCGGCAGCAACTTCTCCCAATATATCTGGCAGCGCCGGATGGATGAGGTTTCACGGCTGCTGGTCACGACCAGCGCCCCGCTGAAGGAAATTATCGAGCAGGTCGGTTACCTGGACGCTCCGAATTTTATCCGCAAATTCAAGAAAGAGACAGGCTACACGCCGGGACAGTACCGCAAGCTGCATGCAGGTGCGCAGCGGTAG